In a single window of the Streptomyces sp. NBC_00285 genome:
- a CDS encoding molybdenum cofactor biosynthesis protein MoaE has protein sequence MAPTNDHPGEQAAQDPVKLIAIRETPLSLDEVFRAVGDEAAGGTALFVGTVRNHDGGADVDQLGYSCHPSAEAEMRRIAEKVVAGYPVRALAAVHRVGDLAVGDLAVVVAVSCPHRGEAFEACRKLIDDLKHEVPIWKHQTFSDGTEEWVGAC, from the coding sequence ATGGCACCCACCAACGACCATCCCGGCGAGCAGGCCGCGCAGGACCCCGTCAAGCTGATCGCGATCCGTGAGACCCCGCTCTCCCTCGACGAGGTCTTCCGCGCCGTCGGCGACGAAGCCGCCGGGGGCACCGCCCTGTTCGTGGGGACCGTGCGGAATCACGACGGGGGAGCCGACGTCGATCAGCTCGGCTATTCGTGCCACCCCAGTGCCGAGGCCGAGATGCGGCGGATCGCCGAGAAGGTGGTCGCCGGGTATCCGGTGCGGGCGCTGGCGGCGGTGCACCGGGTCGGGGACCTGGCGGTCGGGGATCTCGCCGTCGTCGTCGCCGTTTCCTGCCCTCATCGGGGGGAGGCCTTCGAGGCCTGCCGGAAACTGATCGACGATCTCAAGCACGAGGTGCCGATCTGGAAGCACCAGACGTTTTCTGACGGTACGGAGGAATGGGTCGGCGCCTGCTGA
- a CDS encoding YlbL family protein, which produces MPRRTATMLASTLMLIALLCAGFLIKVPYAEMSPGPTVNTLGDHGSEPVLQISGRKTYPTTGHLNMTTVRVTSADFRMSLVEAVYGWLAHDSKVVPHDTLYPDGKTEQQSTQENAEEFSQSQESAKVAALKELDVPVRSWVIVSTVVKDSAAEGKLHAGDVIKTVDGTTVKAPDDVAKLVTKHKPGEKVVFTVVPAKEQAAAEKANKTATRTEKVTITTRTSDDEGEKRAIVGIAAGTDHTFPFTIDIKLADVGGPSAGLMFALGIYDKLTPGSLTGGKFVAGTGTIDDDGKVGPIGGIEMKTVGARDKGAQYFLTPADNCAAAAKDTPGGLTLVKVSTIDDALGALKDLREGRTSDLPKCTTKG; this is translated from the coding sequence ATGCCACGCCGCACCGCGACGATGCTCGCCTCCACCCTGATGCTGATCGCGCTCCTGTGCGCGGGATTCCTCATCAAAGTGCCGTACGCCGAGATGTCACCGGGCCCCACGGTGAACACCCTCGGGGACCACGGCAGCGAGCCGGTGCTCCAGATCTCGGGGCGCAAGACGTATCCGACGACCGGTCACCTGAACATGACCACCGTCCGGGTCACCAGCGCCGACTTCAGGATGAGTCTCGTCGAGGCCGTCTACGGCTGGCTCGCGCACGACAGCAAGGTCGTGCCGCACGACACCCTCTACCCGGACGGCAAGACCGAGCAGCAGTCGACCCAGGAGAACGCCGAGGAGTTCAGCCAGTCCCAGGAGAGCGCCAAGGTCGCCGCCCTCAAGGAGCTGGACGTCCCCGTCCGGTCCTGGGTGATCGTCTCGACCGTCGTCAAGGACTCCGCGGCCGAGGGCAAGCTGCACGCCGGTGACGTGATCAAGACCGTCGACGGTACGACGGTGAAGGCGCCGGACGACGTCGCCAAGCTGGTGACGAAGCACAAGCCCGGCGAGAAGGTCGTCTTCACGGTCGTACCGGCCAAGGAGCAGGCCGCCGCCGAGAAGGCGAACAAGACGGCGACCAGGACCGAGAAGGTCACGATCACGACGAGGACCTCCGACGACGAGGGCGAGAAGCGGGCCATCGTCGGGATCGCCGCCGGGACCGACCACACCTTCCCGTTCACCATCGACATCAAGCTCGCCGACGTCGGCGGCCCGAGCGCCGGTCTGATGTTCGCGCTCGGCATCTACGACAAGCTCACTCCGGGCAGCCTCACCGGCGGCAAGTTCGTCGCCGGTACCGGGACGATCGACGACGACGGCAAGGTCGGCCCGATCGGCGGCATCGAGATGAAGACGGTCGGTGCGCGCGACAAGGGCGCCCAGTACTTCCTGACGCCCGCCGACAACTGCGCGGCCGCCGCCAAGGACACTCCCGGCGGGCTCACCCTGGTCAAGGTGAGCACCATCGACGACGCCCTCGGCGCGCTCAAGGACCTTCGTGAGGGCAGGACGTCCGACCTGCCGAAGTGCACCACCAAGGGCTGA
- a CDS encoding PPA1309 family protein: MSNTPMAASPLTRAVLEIDEYVSGLGWDQPARLFALVDTARLRTQEPALASQLGLEEGQESSALTPIEQDEIPAGKALDEFLGTIAWPDAVVGCALTVERLMLPPTAEASVPQGLSEARLAKWVAEHPDRQEVRMTVGVLRNGTRDSALRLREKDSPTEVLTGGALVPGLAEALSATFED, from the coding sequence ATGTCCAACACTCCCATGGCGGCGAGCCCGCTCACCCGGGCCGTACTAGAGATCGACGAGTACGTCTCCGGCCTCGGCTGGGACCAGCCCGCCCGCCTTTTCGCCCTCGTAGACACCGCCCGGCTGCGTACCCAGGAACCCGCTCTCGCGAGCCAGCTCGGTCTGGAGGAAGGCCAGGAGTCCTCGGCTCTGACCCCGATCGAGCAGGACGAGATTCCCGCGGGCAAGGCGCTCGACGAGTTCCTCGGCACCATCGCCTGGCCCGACGCGGTCGTTGGCTGCGCGCTCACCGTGGAGCGCCTGATGCTGCCGCCGACCGCCGAGGCGTCCGTCCCGCAGGGGCTGAGCGAGGCCCGGCTGGCGAAGTGGGTCGCCGAGCACCCGGACCGCCAGGAGGTCCGCATGACGGTCGGGGTCCTGCGCAACGGCACCCGCGACTCGGCCCTTCGCCTGCGCGAGAAGGACTCCCCGACGGAGGTCCTCACGGGCGGCGCGCTGGTCCCGGGTCTCGCGGAGGCACTGTCGGCGACCTTCGAGGACTGA